One window of the Corynebacterium glutamicum ATCC 13032 genome contains the following:
- a CDS encoding sucrase ferredoxin produces the protein MTLRCSDVNVEPLPGTAKTGSGFVLLEHAGSWSRDVLDGGTFDPELTDQLKRHLKASGMGLQLIRKPGREGRNVEKHNLFLVFAEASIIEHLVVDAPADVLDLDLSGPGKNNAQRMDDPMLLICTHSKRDVCCAIKGRPLAAAVEPQFGPLHVWEASHTKGHRFAPSMLLMPWNYSYGLLDEAETVQLFQGALDNKLFLPGNRGRGTLDARGQVAEIAVAEAFGEAVAPASLQVEFEDDSVLVTHPDGRTWVVELERIEVDGVVSSCGDQPKTGKAWVARQVTELIG, from the coding sequence ATGACTCTTCGCTGTTCTGACGTCAATGTTGAACCCCTGCCGGGAACGGCAAAAACAGGTTCTGGGTTTGTTCTCCTTGAACATGCTGGCTCGTGGAGCCGTGATGTTTTAGACGGCGGAACATTTGATCCTGAGTTGACTGATCAATTGAAGAGGCACCTGAAAGCTTCCGGAATGGGTCTGCAATTAATTAGGAAGCCGGGAAGGGAGGGTCGAAACGTCGAAAAGCATAATCTTTTTCTCGTTTTTGCTGAGGCCTCAATTATTGAGCACCTGGTGGTGGACGCGCCGGCTGATGTTTTGGATCTTGATTTAAGCGGGCCGGGCAAAAACAATGCGCAGCGCATGGATGATCCGATGCTGCTGATTTGTACGCATTCGAAGCGCGATGTGTGCTGCGCGATCAAGGGGCGTCCGCTGGCAGCTGCCGTGGAGCCACAATTTGGGCCGCTGCATGTGTGGGAGGCTTCGCACACCAAGGGCCACCGTTTTGCGCCATCGATGCTGCTCATGCCGTGGAATTACTCTTATGGCCTACTTGATGAGGCCGAAACCGTGCAGCTTTTCCAAGGCGCGTTGGACAACAAACTCTTCCTGCCGGGCAACCGTGGCCGAGGAACCTTAGATGCTCGTGGCCAGGTTGCAGAAATTGCCGTGGCGGAAGCTTTCGGCGAGGCGGTTGCTCCTGCGAGTTTGCAGGTTGAATTCGAAGATGATTCTGTTTTGGTTACTCATCCCGATGGGCGCACGTGGGTTGTGGAGCTTGAACGCATCGAGGTCGACGGCGTGGTGTCCTCGTGTGGTGATCAGCCGAAAACTGGAAAAGCGTGGGTGGCTAGGCAAGTTACAGAACTGATCGGATAA
- a CDS encoding lycopene cyclase domain-containing protein has product MTYIFISIPFLAIAMVLFVLKLQSGTPKLLPITAVSALTLCSLTIIFDNLMVWADLFGYGDTQHLGIWLGLIPLEDLFYPLFAVLLIPALWLPGNMFKRRKKRPHHSLPTIANGSITTRSTTTQSEPEKP; this is encoded by the coding sequence ATGACTTATATTTTTATAAGCATTCCTTTTTTAGCAATAGCCATGGTCCTATTTGTCTTAAAGCTGCAGTCTGGAACACCTAAACTTTTACCAATCACCGCTGTCAGTGCCCTTACCCTATGTTCCCTAACTATCATATTTGATAACCTCATGGTTTGGGCTGATCTCTTTGGATATGGCGATACCCAGCACCTTGGCATTTGGCTCGGTTTAATCCCCCTAGAGGATCTTTTCTATCCGCTCTTCGCAGTACTTCTGATTCCTGCCCTATGGTTGCCTGGAAATATGTTTAAACGCAGGAAAAAACGTCCACACCATTCCTTACCCACCATCGCCAATGGAAGCATCACTACTAGATCCACCACCACGCAATCTGAGCCAGAAAAGCCGTAG
- a CDS encoding prenyltransferase — protein sequence MMEKIRLILLSSRPISWINTAYPFGLAYLLNAGEIDWLFWLGIVFFLIPYNIAMYGINDVFDYESDMRNPRKGGVEGAVLPKSSHSTLLWASAISTIPFLVILFIFGTWMSSLWLTLSVLAVIAYSAPKLRFKERPFIDALTSSTHFTSPALIGATITGTSPSAAMWIALGSFFLWGMASQILGAVQDVNADREANLSSIATVIGARGAIRLSVVLYLLAAVLVTTLPNPAWIIGIAILTYVFNAARFWNITDASCEQANRSWKVFLWLNYFVGAVITILLIAIHQI from the coding sequence ATGATGGAAAAAATAAGACTAATTCTATTGTCATCTCGCCCCATTAGCTGGATCAATACCGCCTACCCCTTTGGTCTGGCCTACCTATTAAATGCAGGAGAGATTGACTGGCTGTTTTGGCTAGGCATCGTATTTTTTCTTATCCCGTATAACATCGCCATGTATGGTATCAACGATGTTTTTGATTACGAATCTGATATGCGTAATCCCCGCAAAGGCGGCGTCGAGGGGGCCGTGCTACCGAAAAGTTCCCACAGCACACTGTTATGGGCCTCGGCTATCTCAACAATTCCTTTCCTAGTTATTCTTTTCATATTTGGCACCTGGATGTCGTCTTTATGGCTGACACTCTCAGTGCTAGCAGTGATTGCTTATTCAGCACCGAAATTGCGTTTTAAAGAACGCCCCTTTATCGATGCTCTAACATCTTCTACTCACTTCACTTCACCTGCATTAATCGGTGCAACGATCACTGGAACATCTCCTTCAGCAGCGATGTGGATAGCACTGGGATCCTTTTTCTTGTGGGGCATGGCCAGTCAGATCCTTGGAGCAGTACAGGATGTTAATGCAGACCGGGAAGCTAATCTGAGCTCAATTGCCACTGTAATTGGGGCGCGTGGAGCCATTCGGCTTTCAGTAGTACTTTATTTACTAGCTGCTGTGTTAGTCACTACTTTGCCTAATCCGGCGTGGATCATCGGGATTGCGATTCTAACTTACGTATTTAATGCCGCACGATTTTGGAACATTACAGATGCCAGTTGTGAACAGGCTAATCGCAGTTGGAAAGTTTTCCTGTGGCTGAACTACTTTGTTGGTGCTGTGATAACGATACTGCTAATAGCAATTCATCAGATATAA
- the esrR gene encoding two-component system response regulator EsrR, with protein sequence MVDVFLVDDHSVFRSGVKAELGNAVTVVGEAGTVADAVAGIKASKPEVVLLDVHMPDGGGLAVLQQINDSDVDTIFLALSVSDAAEDVIAIIRGGARGYVTKSISGEELIEAINRVKSGDAFFSPRLAGFVLDAFAAPDSAAGAGIVDAPEKDAAVESGKILDDPVVDALTRRELEVLRLLARGYTYKEIGKELFISVKTVETHASNILRKTQQSNRHALTRWAHSRDLD encoded by the coding sequence ATGGTTGATGTGTTTTTGGTCGATGACCACTCCGTGTTTCGCTCCGGCGTCAAAGCAGAACTAGGCAACGCCGTCACAGTAGTCGGCGAAGCAGGGACGGTGGCCGACGCCGTAGCCGGCATCAAGGCAAGCAAACCAGAGGTAGTGCTTCTCGACGTCCACATGCCCGACGGCGGCGGCCTCGCAGTGCTCCAGCAGATCAACGACTCCGATGTGGACACCATTTTCTTGGCACTCAGTGTCTCTGATGCTGCGGAAGATGTCATCGCCATCATCCGTGGCGGTGCCAGGGGATACGTGACCAAATCAATCTCCGGTGAAGAACTCATCGAAGCCATCAACCGCGTGAAATCCGGCGACGCATTCTTCTCACCACGCCTGGCAGGCTTCGTCCTCGACGCCTTCGCCGCCCCCGATTCCGCAGCTGGCGCAGGCATTGTCGACGCACCCGAAAAAGACGCCGCCGTAGAATCCGGAAAAATCCTCGACGACCCAGTTGTCGACGCCCTCACCCGCCGCGAACTCGAAGTCCTCCGCCTACTAGCCCGCGGCTACACCTACAAAGAAATCGGCAAAGAACTGTTCATTTCCGTCAAAACCGTGGAAACCCACGCCTCAAACATTCTGCGGAAAACCCAACAATCCAACCGCCACGCGTTGACCCGGTGGGCTCACTCGAGGGATCTTGACTAA
- a CDS encoding AMIN-like domain-containing (lipo)protein, with product MTQGYGVCMIVQPTSHSKHRARLKTLAIVGASALTLAGCGTSNSTTNDASSVTQTMSATADGAQLSNEASTGPTALGEADVAMKTLRPDAPAQLMVTDVRIGSHSGFDRVVFDLTGTGTPGWFIDYTSNPTQQGSGNTINFTGDTALNVNIDGTVYPFDLGLEDPEIGTVDGSGSIVTQVVSAGTFEGRSQFVIGLNGKHRYSVTELQDPHRLVVDVLAQ from the coding sequence GTGACCCAGGGTTACGGTGTGTGCATGATTGTGCAGCCAACTTCTCATTCAAAGCATCGTGCCCGCCTGAAGACTCTAGCGATTGTCGGCGCTAGCGCGTTGACTCTTGCGGGTTGTGGAACCTCCAATTCCACCACCAACGATGCTTCTTCTGTAACCCAAACTATGTCCGCAACTGCGGATGGCGCACAGTTGTCCAACGAAGCTTCCACCGGCCCAACCGCATTGGGCGAAGCCGATGTAGCAATGAAGACTCTCCGACCTGATGCGCCTGCACAGCTCATGGTCACCGATGTTCGGATTGGCTCTCACAGTGGCTTTGACCGCGTGGTATTTGATCTCACTGGCACCGGAACTCCTGGTTGGTTCATTGATTACACCTCCAATCCCACCCAGCAGGGCAGCGGAAACACCATCAACTTCACGGGCGATACAGCGCTGAACGTAAATATTGACGGTACTGTTTATCCTTTCGATTTGGGCCTTGAGGATCCAGAGATCGGCACCGTGGATGGCTCCGGCAGCATTGTCACCCAGGTCGTCAGCGCAGGTACTTTTGAGGGACGCTCCCAGTTCGTCATCGGCCTCAACGGCAAGCACCGCTACTCGGTCACTGAGTTGCAGGATCCGCACCGTCTCGTTGTGGATGTTTTAGCGCAGTAG
- the esrI gene encoding two-component system EsrSR regulator EsrI produces MSTFQEPHHNQGFIPFAQPGYEAPTPHLATGTFQQMWQTRPARIPAKQGGHAKVAGVCEGIGVRYQIDPVLIRLFFVVTGVFGAGVAAYLIAWLCMPRYSVPVSPIEALWTPGHTKDRNHGWWLVIAFFMFSGVLSSGAGGISGPAAAITYLCLLAMWWALHKKQPLPPRGLLTTEFTVSEDATMKNEDLYPRPQPDLSTITPVEGYYAPFAQQTPEAPHWDPLAQNQYNTWDVQVPPQKPQKKRHVWPWIVGGVVGTGVVMSALAGLFISNIDPIYFEDDPGIGDVNLIPTNDELLSSYTSGVGEMNLDFSNLTQLDQEQNVQITSGIGEVMVTLPDDVPVSLSCSAGVGTARCDVGDLAAHNADLEGPMLNLVVNSGIGDVKVEFADQND; encoded by the coding sequence ATGAGTACTTTTCAGGAGCCCCACCACAACCAGGGATTCATCCCTTTTGCCCAACCTGGTTATGAAGCTCCAACACCACACCTTGCAACTGGTACTTTTCAGCAAATGTGGCAGACCCGCCCCGCACGCATCCCTGCCAAGCAAGGTGGTCACGCCAAAGTAGCTGGTGTCTGTGAAGGCATTGGTGTGCGTTATCAAATCGACCCGGTGCTCATTCGTCTATTTTTCGTGGTCACTGGTGTCTTCGGCGCCGGTGTCGCAGCCTATCTCATTGCATGGCTGTGCATGCCCCGCTACTCCGTTCCGGTCTCCCCCATCGAAGCTCTCTGGACCCCGGGCCACACCAAAGACCGCAACCACGGCTGGTGGCTGGTCATCGCGTTCTTTATGTTCTCAGGTGTTTTATCCTCCGGCGCTGGAGGAATATCCGGCCCAGCAGCAGCCATTACTTACCTTTGCCTTTTAGCCATGTGGTGGGCGTTGCATAAGAAACAACCACTTCCACCCCGCGGACTACTCACCACTGAATTCACTGTTTCTGAGGATGCCACCATGAAAAACGAAGATCTCTACCCACGACCCCAACCAGATCTAAGCACTATCACCCCCGTTGAGGGCTACTATGCACCCTTCGCGCAACAAACCCCCGAAGCGCCTCATTGGGATCCACTTGCCCAAAACCAATACAACACCTGGGATGTACAAGTCCCTCCACAAAAGCCTCAGAAAAAGCGCCATGTGTGGCCATGGATTGTCGGCGGTGTAGTTGGTACCGGAGTTGTCATGAGCGCCCTCGCAGGCCTGTTTATTTCAAATATCGATCCCATCTACTTTGAAGACGACCCTGGAATCGGCGATGTCAATCTCATCCCCACCAACGATGAACTCCTCAGCAGCTACACCTCTGGTGTGGGCGAAATGAACCTAGATTTCAGCAACCTCACCCAACTTGATCAGGAACAAAACGTTCAAATCACCTCAGGTATCGGTGAAGTCATGGTGACCCTGCCTGATGACGTGCCAGTAAGCTTGAGTTGCTCCGCCGGTGTGGGCACAGCGCGCTGTGATGTTGGAGACCTCGCCGCCCACAATGCTGATTTGGAAGGTCCGATGTTGAATCTGGTTGTAAATTCTGGAATCGGCGATGTGAAGGTGGAGTTCGCTGATCAGAATGACTAG
- a CDS encoding phytoene/squalene synthase family protein, translating into MTHQNSPLFLKSALRLYNRASFKASHKVIEEYSTSFSLSTWLLSPRIRNDIRNLYAVVRIADEIVDGTAHAAGCSTAKIEEILDAYEIAVLAAPQQRFNTDLVLQAYGETARRCDFEQEHVIAFFASMRKDLKANTHDPDSFTTYVYGSAEVIGLLCLSVFNQGRTISKKRLEIMQNGARSLGAAFQKINFLRDLAEDQQNLGRFYFPKTSQGTLTKEQKEDLIADIRQDLAIAHDAFPEIPVQARIGVISAYLLFQKLTDRIEATPTADLLRERIRVPLHIKLSTLARATMKGLSMSIYRKNS; encoded by the coding sequence ATGACACACCAAAATTCGCCTCTCTTCCTTAAAAGTGCACTGAGACTTTACAATCGGGCCTCATTCAAGGCTTCACATAAAGTGATCGAAGAATATTCGACGAGCTTCAGTCTGTCTACGTGGTTGCTATCCCCACGCATACGAAATGACATACGAAATCTCTATGCAGTAGTTCGTATCGCCGATGAGATTGTCGACGGCACTGCACATGCCGCTGGTTGCTCAACTGCCAAAATCGAAGAGATTCTCGATGCCTATGAAATTGCGGTTCTTGCAGCACCACAACAACGCTTCAACACAGATCTTGTTTTACAAGCTTATGGTGAAACTGCCCGACGCTGTGATTTCGAACAAGAGCATGTAATAGCCTTCTTTGCATCAATGCGTAAGGACCTCAAAGCTAATACACACGACCCAGATAGCTTCACAACGTATGTCTATGGCTCCGCGGAAGTTATAGGCCTGCTTTGTCTCAGCGTTTTCAACCAAGGTAGAACGATTAGCAAAAAACGGCTAGAGATTATGCAAAACGGAGCCCGCTCATTGGGAGCGGCATTCCAGAAAATTAACTTTCTCCGTGACTTGGCAGAAGATCAGCAAAATTTGGGCCGATTTTATTTCCCCAAAACCAGCCAAGGAACTCTTACTAAAGAACAAAAAGAAGATCTCATCGCTGATATCCGTCAAGACCTAGCAATTGCCCACGATGCATTTCCAGAAATACCAGTGCAGGCTCGCATCGGAGTGATCTCTGCTTATTTGCTCTTTCAAAAACTCACTGACCGAATTGAGGCTACTCCTACCGCCGATTTATTGCGGGAGCGAATCAGAGTTCCACTTCATATCAAACTCTCTACACTCGCTAGAGCCACGATGAAAGGTCTATCTATGAGCATCTACAGAAAGAATTCGTGA
- a CDS encoding lycopene cyclase domain-containing protein, whose amino-acid sequence MIPIIDISQNEQDSDIFMAFIYLGTLLVLIGCMALCDHRWKLAFFRHPLRAILSVGAAYIGFLLWDIFGIITGTFYRGDSAFMSGINLAPHMPIEELFFLFFLCYITLNLTSAAALWLKAPLPKKPGKKSPLTPQRDTFQPTTTPEVEP is encoded by the coding sequence TTGATCCCTATCATCGATATTTCACAAAATGAGCAAGATAGCGATATTTTTATGGCCTTTATTTATCTAGGTACTCTCCTAGTTCTCATTGGGTGCATGGCTTTGTGCGACCACCGTTGGAAGCTAGCGTTCTTCCGCCATCCGTTACGAGCAATTCTTTCGGTAGGTGCTGCATATATTGGATTTCTTTTATGGGATATATTTGGCATTATTACTGGCACTTTTTATCGCGGAGACTCAGCGTTTATGTCCGGTATTAACCTTGCACCCCATATGCCCATTGAAGAACTTTTTTTCTTATTCTTCCTCTGCTACATCACCCTCAACCTTACCTCGGCAGCAGCATTATGGCTTAAAGCACCACTGCCTAAAAAACCCGGTAAAAAGTCTCCCCTCACACCACAGCGCGATACTTTCCAACCAACTACCACTCCCGAGGTTGAACCATGA
- a CDS encoding phytoene desaturase has product MKVSTKTPRSSGTAVVIGAGVAGLATSALLARDGWQVTVLEKNTDVGGRAGSLEISGFPGFRWDTGPSWYLMPEAFDHFFALFGACTSDYLDLVELTPGYRVFSGTHDAVDVPTGREEAIALFESIEPGAGAKLGNYLDSAADAYDIAIDRFLYNNFSTLGPLLHRDVLTRAGRLFSLLTRSLQKYVNSQFSSPVLRQILTYPAVFLSSRPTTTPSMYHLMSHTDLVQGVKYPIGGFTAVVNALHQLALENGVEFQLDSEVISINTASSRGNTSATGVSLLHNRKVQNLDADLVVSAGDLHHTENNLLPRELRTYPERYWSNRNPGIGAVLILLGVKGELPQLDHHNLFFSEDWTDDFAVVFDGPQLTRPHNASNSIYVSKPSTSEDGVAPAGYENLFVLIPTKASSSIGHGDAYMQSASASVETIASHAINQIATQAGIPDLTDRIVVKRTIGPADFEHRYHSWVGSALGPAHTLRQSAFLRGRNSSRKVNNLFYSGATTVPGVGIPMCLISAENIIKRLHADTSAGPLPEPLPPKTTPSQKTSYDH; this is encoded by the coding sequence ATGAAGGTCTCGACTAAAACTCCACGCTCCTCAGGTACCGCCGTAGTCATAGGCGCAGGTGTTGCTGGTTTAGCCACTTCTGCACTTTTAGCACGTGATGGCTGGCAAGTAACTGTTTTGGAAAAAAATACTGATGTCGGTGGCCGAGCTGGATCGCTTGAAATATCAGGCTTTCCTGGCTTTCGATGGGATACCGGACCTTCTTGGTACCTCATGCCCGAGGCCTTTGACCATTTCTTCGCACTTTTTGGTGCATGTACTTCTGATTATCTCGATTTGGTAGAATTAACGCCTGGTTATCGAGTTTTTTCTGGCACACATGACGCTGTCGATGTCCCCACTGGGCGTGAAGAAGCAATTGCGCTATTCGAATCCATCGAACCCGGCGCGGGTGCAAAACTAGGAAATTATCTTGATAGCGCGGCAGACGCCTATGACATTGCCATTGATAGATTCCTTTATAATAATTTCTCCACGTTAGGCCCGCTGCTTCACCGGGATGTACTGACCCGAGCTGGCCGACTGTTTTCTCTACTGACCCGTTCTTTACAAAAGTACGTAAATAGTCAATTCAGTAGCCCGGTGTTGCGCCAGATCCTAACCTATCCAGCAGTCTTCCTGTCTTCCCGACCCACTACTACCCCATCGATGTACCACTTGATGAGTCATACCGATTTGGTGCAGGGAGTGAAATACCCTATAGGTGGTTTTACTGCAGTGGTTAACGCTCTGCATCAGTTAGCGCTGGAAAACGGGGTTGAGTTTCAACTCGATTCTGAGGTCATTTCCATCAACACTGCTTCATCGAGGGGCAACACAAGCGCCACAGGTGTGAGCTTGCTTCACAACAGAAAAGTGCAAAATCTAGATGCGGATCTTGTGGTTTCAGCAGGCGACCTACACCATACAGAAAATAATCTGCTTCCCCGGGAACTTCGAACCTATCCCGAACGATATTGGTCCAATCGCAATCCTGGAATTGGAGCGGTATTAATCCTCCTGGGCGTAAAAGGAGAGTTACCCCAGCTCGACCATCACAACCTTTTCTTCAGTGAAGATTGGACAGATGATTTTGCTGTAGTTTTCGACGGGCCTCAACTTACCCGCCCCCACAATGCATCAAATTCCATTTATGTCTCCAAGCCTTCAACGTCCGAAGACGGCGTTGCACCTGCTGGATACGAAAACCTTTTTGTTTTAATTCCGACCAAGGCCTCTAGCAGCATCGGCCACGGTGATGCGTATATGCAGTCGGCTTCAGCATCCGTGGAAACAATCGCGTCACATGCAATCAATCAAATTGCTACGCAAGCCGGCATCCCTGACCTCACTGACCGAATTGTGGTCAAACGCACCATTGGCCCTGCGGATTTTGAGCACCGCTACCATTCATGGGTAGGCAGTGCGCTGGGTCCAGCACATACCCTCAGACAGTCCGCTTTCTTAAGAGGGCGCAATAGCTCCCGCAAGGTCAATAACCTCTTCTATTCCGGTGCCACCACCGTCCCGGGTGTAGGAATACCCATGTGTTTAATTTCTGCCGAGAATATTATTAAGCGTTTACATGCCGATACCAGTGCAGGACCACTGCCCGAACCATTGCCGCCTAAAACGACACCATCTCAAAAGACCTCATACGATCATTAA
- a CDS encoding Y-family DNA polymerase: protein MALWFPDWPVQAVHLDEDAPAHNKPVAIAAHYRIQVCGVAARKRGVRRGMKVRQAQAVCPELEVVDADADRDARMFEGIVASLGEVASSVEVLRPGLVAVDAGAAARYYGSEDIAAQMLIDAALRQGIDVFAGVADEITTAVIAARANGGTVVKREASRSFLQQQPLGVLAAEEALGCEAEVVRALADLGMRTLGELAELPVEAVATRFGNAGLRCHNIARARHDRKVAPPITHADWEVSHVPEEPILRVDAASFVARNLASRLHQLLSKGGVVCQLLKVTADFSTGDTVSRIWRTGEPLTEQATADRVRWQLDGWLTARGVHSDDPNEHDGITALWLIPLECVPPDMASGGLWDTGRSQQHVARQVIERVQSSLGVDAVLQPVPAGGRGVEERIHFVPYGEKRDAIRNPAGSWPGKIPGPLPARLGGGINHPASQVTMIDTEGQRIYVTAEALLSSSPYALSWGPARYLITGWAGPWPVDDRWWEKNGTKYARLQVVGRAVSEERQLSAWLLMWKDNKWRIEATY, encoded by the coding sequence ATGGCATTGTGGTTTCCGGATTGGCCTGTGCAGGCGGTTCATTTGGATGAAGATGCTCCCGCGCACAATAAACCTGTGGCGATTGCTGCGCATTACCGCATCCAGGTGTGTGGCGTGGCTGCGCGCAAGCGTGGGGTGCGTCGTGGGATGAAGGTTCGGCAGGCGCAGGCTGTGTGCCCTGAGCTGGAGGTTGTTGACGCGGATGCAGATCGTGATGCCCGGATGTTTGAGGGCATCGTGGCATCGCTCGGTGAGGTTGCCTCCAGCGTCGAGGTGCTTCGTCCGGGTCTGGTCGCGGTCGATGCGGGAGCTGCCGCGCGCTATTACGGTTCAGAGGACATCGCTGCTCAGATGCTTATCGACGCCGCCCTGCGCCAAGGCATCGACGTTTTCGCCGGGGTTGCGGATGAGATCACGACGGCCGTCATCGCGGCGAGGGCGAATGGTGGGACTGTGGTGAAGAGGGAGGCGTCGAGAAGCTTTTTACAGCAGCAACCCCTGGGCGTGCTGGCGGCCGAGGAAGCGCTGGGTTGTGAGGCGGAGGTGGTGCGCGCGCTGGCGGATCTGGGCATGCGCACGCTTGGTGAGCTGGCGGAACTGCCGGTAGAAGCCGTGGCGACGCGTTTCGGCAACGCTGGTCTGCGGTGTCACAACATTGCGCGTGCCAGGCACGATCGTAAGGTCGCGCCACCGATCACGCATGCAGATTGGGAGGTTTCGCATGTGCCGGAGGAGCCTATTTTGCGTGTCGACGCCGCCTCGTTTGTTGCGCGCAACCTTGCCTCGCGCCTGCATCAACTGCTGAGCAAAGGTGGCGTGGTGTGCCAATTGCTCAAGGTCACAGCCGATTTCAGTACTGGTGATACGGTGAGCAGAATTTGGCGTACCGGTGAACCTTTAACGGAACAGGCAACTGCGGATCGGGTGCGTTGGCAGTTGGATGGGTGGTTGACTGCGCGCGGTGTGCATTCCGATGATCCGAATGAGCACGATGGGATTACGGCGTTGTGGCTTATTCCTTTGGAATGTGTGCCACCGGATATGGCCAGCGGCGGATTGTGGGATACCGGGCGCAGCCAGCAGCATGTGGCCAGACAAGTCATTGAGCGTGTGCAATCAAGCTTGGGCGTGGATGCGGTGCTGCAGCCTGTTCCGGCTGGTGGTCGGGGAGTAGAAGAACGCATTCATTTTGTTCCCTATGGTGAAAAACGTGATGCTATCCGCAATCCAGCGGGGTCGTGGCCAGGGAAAATACCAGGTCCGCTGCCTGCTCGGTTGGGCGGTGGGATCAACCACCCGGCCTCGCAAGTGACCATGATTGATACAGAAGGGCAGCGTATTTACGTCACCGCAGAGGCATTGCTCAGCTCGTCGCCGTATGCCTTGTCCTGGGGGCCGGCCCGCTATTTGATCACTGGCTGGGCTGGGCCATGGCCGGTGGATGATCGATGGTGGGAGAAAAACGGCACAAAATATGCCCGCCTCCAAGTGGTGGGACGGGCAGTATCTGAAGAAAGGCAGCTCAGTGCGTGGCTGTTGATGTGGAAAGACAACAAGTGGCGGATTGAGGCCACATATTAG
- the esrS gene encoding two-component system sensor histidine kinase EsrS has translation MPLYPTFTRSRDGRVVAGVASGLAKHLNVSVFWVRALLIFAALLSGAGLFAYALIWIFTRIEKKGSGEASTSKRWVSWCLVLLAIGGAAASVMLSTGFAVGTLVPIGVVGVGLLMVWLAYDRGVESGPNLLIIATGGVLMLVAIVLIVMNWNTQDGFVMALVAVVLTLVGVAALGVPLWVRMWDQLGEERAEKAAAAERADIASRLHDSVLQTLALIQKRADDPAEVARLARGQERELRQWLFDSQDKTPQTTGTVFTALERACGEVEDIYALRIVPVTVGTDEALTEKTQAAVMAVREALVNVAKHAGVETADVYAEIMLGELNIFVRDRGAGFDPDNIPDGHHGLAESVQGRVERAGGKVRIKSEIGEGTEVAITMDV, from the coding sequence GTGCCTTTATATCCCACGTTTACCCGGTCAAGAGATGGTCGGGTTGTTGCGGGTGTCGCATCGGGGCTGGCAAAGCATCTTAATGTGTCGGTGTTTTGGGTTCGTGCGCTGCTGATTTTTGCGGCGTTGCTGAGCGGTGCGGGTCTTTTTGCGTATGCCTTGATTTGGATTTTTACGCGCATTGAGAAAAAGGGGAGTGGGGAGGCGTCGACAAGCAAGCGCTGGGTGTCGTGGTGCCTGGTGCTGCTCGCTATCGGTGGTGCTGCGGCGTCGGTGATGCTGAGCACCGGCTTCGCGGTGGGCACGTTGGTGCCCATCGGCGTGGTCGGTGTGGGCCTGTTGATGGTGTGGCTGGCGTATGACCGCGGGGTGGAATCCGGCCCGAATCTGCTGATTATTGCCACCGGCGGTGTGTTGATGCTGGTGGCGATCGTGCTGATCGTGATGAATTGGAACACCCAGGACGGCTTCGTCATGGCGCTGGTGGCCGTGGTGCTCACGCTGGTGGGTGTGGCTGCGCTGGGCGTTCCGCTGTGGGTGCGGATGTGGGATCAGCTGGGCGAGGAGCGCGCGGAAAAAGCCGCAGCTGCTGAGCGCGCAGATATTGCTTCCCGCCTGCATGATTCGGTACTGCAGACCTTGGCGCTGATTCAAAAGCGTGCCGACGACCCCGCCGAAGTCGCCCGCCTGGCCCGCGGGCAGGAACGCGAGCTGCGTCAATGGCTGTTTGATTCCCAAGATAAAACACCTCAAACAACCGGCACTGTCTTTACTGCGTTGGAGCGCGCCTGCGGTGAAGTCGAGGATATTTACGCTCTGCGTATCGTGCCTGTGACCGTGGGAACCGATGAAGCGCTGACTGAGAAAACGCAGGCAGCGGTGATGGCAGTCCGCGAAGCACTCGTGAACGTGGCCAAGCATGCCGGCGTGGAAACCGCCGATGTGTACGCCGAAATTATGCTCGGCGAACTGAACATTTTCGTCCGCGACCGCGGTGCAGGATTCGACCCCGACAACATCCCCGACGGGCACCACGGGCTCGCCGAATCCGTCCAAGGCCGCGTCGAACGAGCCGGCGGAAAAGTACGCATCAAATCTGAAATCGGCGAAGGCACCGAAGTGGCAATCACCATGGATGTGTAG